A single Methylomonas koyamae DNA region contains:
- a CDS encoding IS1380 family transposase: protein MSRFKLKASKKEFTSYAGLALVGQCLDIINVEAVVDGRIPVSQGIKTSDVVKSATALLSIGKSDFEAIEPFREDRFFKQALNLRKVPGSVWLRQRLDRVSDALREPLDEMSMRLIERSDAPITPHKGYVCLDIDTFVMDQSGSKKEEVSRTYQGVDGYTPVAAYLGNEGWCVGLELRPGRWHSSLEIEYFLERLLPRVERLVPVDQAVLMRKDSGFDSAKLLFAAAAEKDRWAALGRQFEYLVKWNPRRQDKDSWIAQAEALGAFIEKRPGKREALFSMNVERRFGKQTRRFRLVIRLIERTISKHGQHLLLPDIELEGWWTSLDDEEAMVIERYRDHGTHEQFHSEFKTDLDLERLPSGKFDTNDAILRLGMLAYNCLRLLGQLGLLGDLAPIRHPAKRRRIKTVLQEIMYRAGQVIHKARQWWLDLGQASPVARLFEYLQQRLVVQPPAATG, encoded by the coding sequence ATGAGTCGCTTCAAACTGAAAGCTTCAAAAAAGGAATTCACCTCGTATGCCGGGCTGGCCTTGGTCGGGCAATGCCTGGACATCATCAATGTTGAAGCGGTGGTTGATGGACGGATACCGGTCTCGCAAGGTATCAAGACTTCGGACGTGGTCAAATCAGCGACCGCCCTGCTCAGCATCGGCAAGAGCGATTTCGAGGCGATCGAGCCGTTTCGGGAAGACCGGTTTTTCAAGCAGGCGCTCAACCTGCGTAAAGTGCCGGGCAGCGTCTGGTTGCGGCAACGACTGGACCGCGTCAGTGATGCGTTGCGGGAGCCGTTGGACGAGATGTCGATGCGCTTGATTGAACGCTCCGACGCGCCGATCACACCGCACAAAGGGTACGTCTGCCTGGACATAGACACCTTTGTGATGGATCAAAGCGGCAGCAAGAAGGAAGAGGTCAGTCGTACCTATCAGGGTGTGGACGGGTATACGCCGGTAGCGGCCTATCTGGGCAACGAAGGCTGGTGCGTGGGTTTGGAGCTACGGCCTGGACGTTGGCATTCGTCACTGGAGATTGAGTATTTTCTGGAACGGCTGTTGCCGCGCGTCGAACGTCTGGTGCCCGTTGATCAAGCCGTGCTGATGCGCAAGGATTCGGGTTTCGATAGCGCCAAGTTATTGTTTGCAGCGGCGGCTGAAAAAGACCGCTGGGCGGCTCTGGGTCGGCAGTTCGAGTATTTGGTGAAATGGAACCCACGTCGCCAGGACAAAGATAGCTGGATTGCGCAAGCCGAGGCGCTCGGCGCCTTCATTGAGAAGCGTCCGGGCAAGCGCGAAGCGCTGTTCTCGATGAACGTCGAACGCCGCTTTGGCAAACAAACCCGCCGCTTCCGCCTAGTGATACGCCTGATCGAACGTACCATCAGCAAACACGGGCAACACCTGCTGTTACCGGACATCGAACTGGAAGGCTGGTGGACCAGTTTGGACGACGAGGAAGCGATGGTCATCGAACGCTATCGCGACCACGGTACCCATGAGCAATTCCACTCCGAGTTCAAAACCGACCTCGATCTGGAACGTCTACCGTCTGGCAAGTTTGACACCAACGACGCCATCCTGCGTCTCGGCATGCTGGCATACAATTGTTTGCGACTGCTCGGACAACTGGGCTTGCTCGGTGACTTGGCGCCGATCCGGCATCCAGCCAAGCGGCGGCGGATCAAAACAGTGTTACAGGAAATCATGTATCGTGCCGGGCAAGTCATACACAAAGCCAGACAGTGGTGGCTGGATTTGGGGCAGGCGTCGCCGGTTGCCCGGTTATTTGAATATCTGCAGCAACGCCTGGTGGTTCAGCCACCTGCCGCGACGGGATAA
- a CDS encoding ParB N-terminal domain-containing protein: MNEEGLPRKPGLLKRNAVGVQPGTISKVAAQIAAAENAKQQEYELRQVPLADIQLWEDQPRTFHLTLSDIYRGYIQEDDPYRMNKTEELEGIITLAMSLKEFGLLNPPIAFALPGKHVQLMGGQRRTMAAIFGLFHLETIIDEHENRVHELTINPEPDLTLLHVERITVKVFLRKPQAQTVERLGIIDNVQRDDLSIGDKLRWLIKFSAHQEEKGRAVRWRDLVDTLGLSRSQAYEWMNVVQTRNDEYVRQVIQFVIEGNASFARLLELAKADSHQRAHQFRLWFGERGGRGNTAKVSLGHTTNLNALKSLVLANVDDDHLEEFKALNWDDPKSVKKAFATFLDYWIEKNG, encoded by the coding sequence ATGAACGAAGAAGGACTACCCAGAAAGCCGGGGCTTTTAAAAAGAAATGCAGTAGGCGTACAGCCTGGTACGATCTCAAAAGTAGCCGCGCAAATTGCGGCGGCTGAAAATGCAAAACAACAAGAGTACGAACTACGGCAAGTACCGCTGGCAGATATTCAGCTATGGGAAGATCAGCCAAGGACATTTCATTTAACGCTTAGTGACATCTATCGTGGATATATCCAAGAGGATGATCCGTATCGAATGAACAAAACCGAGGAGTTGGAAGGCATTATCACTTTGGCGATGAGCTTAAAGGAATTTGGTTTGCTTAATCCACCAATTGCATTTGCATTGCCAGGAAAACACGTTCAGTTAATGGGTGGGCAACGTCGAACGATGGCTGCTATTTTTGGTTTATTTCATCTGGAAACCATCATAGATGAGCATGAAAATAGGGTTCATGAGTTAACAATCAATCCGGAGCCGGATTTAACCCTCTTGCATGTTGAACGAATAACCGTAAAAGTATTTTTACGTAAACCACAAGCACAAACGGTAGAACGCCTGGGTATCATCGATAATGTTCAACGCGATGATTTATCTATTGGTGACAAATTACGATGGCTGATAAAGTTCTCAGCGCATCAAGAAGAGAAGGGAAGGGCGGTCCGGTGGCGTGATTTGGTTGATACTTTAGGACTTTCGAGATCTCAAGCCTATGAATGGATGAACGTAGTCCAAACGCGAAATGATGAATACGTTAGACAGGTCATACAATTCGTTATTGAGGGAAACGCATCGTTTGCCAGGTTACTGGAATTAGCTAAAGCGGACTCTCACCAACGAGCTCATCAGTTTCGCCTATGGTTTGGTGAAAGAGGAGGGCGTGGCAATACGGCAAAGGTTTCCCTGGGACACACCACAAATCTAAATGCGTTGAAATCGTTGGTTCTAGCTAACGTCGACGACGATCATTTGGAAGAGTTCAAGGCTCTAAATTGGGATGATCCTAAAAGTGTAAAGAAAGCCTTTGCAACATTTTTAGACTATTGGATAGAAAAAAATGGCTGA
- a CDS encoding ParA family protein codes for MAAEQITNIPDYAKLKVLTIGNHKGGVAKTTLSKLLTEYSVREGKRVLGIDIDPQCNFSARFVQMTEDGGTPPFHPNFDPKDPTWDELPYAPPGYWSIAEFFRLGYAEPYPTDHPTLSFIPSHKRELTSFLEQVERNSIQEAVVEHMRAMLSMEYYQDEFDLVIVDTPPQTSALTASAARAATHLLIPTEMQEDSVAGMADMAQLWQAENQVRDTNKLQLVGILATKYDPQSAAQRKTMEQLIQNEVLGDKLIYPPMRYLQTYANSSSTFANPRSLFEMHENTPARNEAEQFCKVIFERIFK; via the coding sequence ATGGCAGCAGAACAGATCACAAATATACCCGATTACGCAAAACTGAAAGTACTTACAATCGGTAATCATAAAGGCGGAGTAGCAAAGACAACTTTGTCAAAATTACTGACAGAGTACAGCGTCCGTGAAGGGAAACGAGTTCTGGGCATTGATATTGATCCACAATGCAATTTCTCCGCAAGATTTGTACAAATGACAGAAGACGGCGGTACGCCACCTTTTCATCCAAATTTTGATCCTAAGGATCCGACTTGGGACGAATTACCGTATGCACCCCCAGGATATTGGTCAATAGCAGAATTTTTCCGATTGGGATACGCAGAGCCTTACCCCACGGACCACCCTACTCTAAGTTTTATCCCATCACACAAAAGAGAATTGACATCTTTTCTAGAGCAAGTTGAGAGGAATAGTATTCAAGAAGCCGTTGTGGAGCATATGAGGGCTATGTTGTCGATGGAGTATTACCAAGACGAATTCGATCTCGTCATTGTCGATACCCCACCCCAAACCTCCGCATTAACAGCATCTGCAGCGCGTGCAGCCACCCACTTATTAATACCGACAGAAATGCAAGAAGACTCCGTTGCTGGCATGGCTGATATGGCACAACTATGGCAAGCCGAGAATCAGGTGCGCGATACCAATAAATTACAATTGGTTGGAATCCTGGCAACAAAATACGATCCACAGTCAGCTGCCCAAAGAAAAACAATGGAACAGCTAATTCAGAATGAAGTATTAGGGGACAAGTTAATTTACCCACCAATGCGTTATTTACAGACATATGCTAATAGTTCTTCAACCTTCGCGAACCCGCGCTCACTCTTTGAGATGCACGAAAATACACCAGCTCGAAATGAGGCAGAACAATTTTGCAAAGTAATTTTTGAGAGGATCTTCAAATGA
- a CDS encoding SOS response-associated peptidase — MCGRYSLTTDAATLAEHFQVLRQIRFQPGYNIAPSRKILTVVELDDGSRKAVNLFWGLVPSWAKDSKNSSHLINARMETLREKPSFRSAFKHRRCLIPADGFYEWESRNGKQAFHIHRDDRQPFAFAGLWEQWQHDTETLYSCTIITTAANALMQPIHERMPVIISPEHYHDWLNKAADADHAYRLLNAPAYTHMIATSVGDWVNNPRHEDERCIAPI; from the coding sequence ATGTGCGGTCGCTACAGCCTGACCACTGACGCGGCAACCCTGGCCGAGCATTTTCAGGTGTTGAGGCAGATTCGATTTCAGCCCGGTTACAACATTGCGCCGAGTCGGAAGATTTTGACTGTCGTCGAACTCGATGATGGCTCACGTAAGGCGGTGAATCTGTTCTGGGGATTGGTGCCCTCCTGGGCGAAAGACAGCAAAAACAGTTCGCACCTGATCAACGCACGCATGGAAACCCTACGGGAAAAGCCCTCTTTTCGCAGTGCGTTTAAACATCGACGCTGCTTGATTCCCGCAGACGGCTTTTACGAGTGGGAGAGCCGAAATGGCAAACAAGCGTTTCACATCCACCGCGATGATCGTCAGCCCTTCGCCTTTGCCGGATTATGGGAGCAATGGCAGCACGACACGGAAACCCTGTATTCCTGCACCATCATTACCACCGCTGCCAATGCATTGATGCAACCCATTCATGAGCGAATGCCGGTGATCATTTCACCGGAGCATTATCACGACTGGCTCAACAAAGCTGCGGATGCGGACCATGCCTATCGGTTGCTCAATGCCCCGGCCTATACCCACATGATTGCGACGTCGGTCGGCGATTGGGTCAATAATCCACGGCATGAGGATGAGCGTTGCATAGCCCCGATTTAG